Below is a window of Cygnus atratus isolate AKBS03 ecotype Queensland, Australia chromosome 3, CAtr_DNAZoo_HiC_assembly, whole genome shotgun sequence DNA.
AACAGAAGCACTTGCCTGTTAGATCACTTTCaatcatttttctctgatgtGCAGGGCAGAGTTGACACAGTGCACAGGCAGATCCCTCAGGTCAGCATACCCTTTGAGCACAGACAACCGCCTCACATGTATTTCTGTTGGCAACTTTTTCCTTACCTGGAAGAAAAGCCTGAAGGCAGTTGCTGCAAGAACAACTTGCCATTTAGAGTGCCCTTAGCATGCAGGGTTTCCTGGAGTAGCGTCCTGTGCCCAGCTTGGGTGGTAGGCACAACAGGTCTTCAGCTGGCCCAGCTTTCCATGTCTGTCGCTGTCCTGTTCCTTGCTCTCATTGTCCCGTTGCACATGCTTCATTTTGCATTCTTTCCTGTCATGCTTTTCACAAGGTTTACTTCCTGTCTCCCTTCTCAGGAACCTGTTCACTGTCATTgttactctattttttttcctctttccaaacTGTCATTTCCAGCTGTCATTCTCGAGGAACTCGAGGAACCTGCTGTTCCTAGCAGTCCTTCCTTCTAGTATTAAAAGCAGGCCCCCCAAACTTCATACCCCTTACAAGGGAAACATTACCATTTCCCATATAACACAATAGCATCTCAGCTCATGTAAGAGGGTAATATCCATCTTACAGATGCCTCCATGTACACCAGAGAAAAAGGTAGGCCATACGCTCTCCAGCAGGAACTTCACAACCATCCAATGCACTTTTATCATTTAAGGTTCCTCGCAGAAAACTGGTTTATCACACTCAACTGCAAAGCCAGCTCCAGGAAGAGAGACAAAAGCGCATTGGGAAGACGGGTATGGGACATTCCTGGTCAGTGTCACACTGGTACTGCTGTAAGCTTCCCTCTAGCTACTCACACaccatttgtattttaagtccttacttaaaactttatttgaaTAGTGAACATTAGCAGAAACTGTGTTGATTCTCTTTCCATCACAGTAAAATGCCTCTTGCTGTAACATCTGGCATTCTGTACTTCTGCGATCTAGGCTATGTAGTCActcttaaaatgaattttgactACATGAAATTGAACAGGGAACACAAGCTAAGGCTTGGCTAGGAATAATTTGTTACATAATTAGCACAGTGACAAGAGTAAATCAGAACCTGTATTCTATCAAGTATGGTAGGCATAGGGATTGTtctcatgtttcttttccaacctgctgttttcagttgcttgcATCCATCAgaattttttccaatttttcatttgtttgaaagCGGTCCTTTTATTTCTAGAAAGTCTGATGGGGAGAGAGCCTTGGATGTTCTTTTGATCAAACTGTATTCACAATAGCtacagaacttcagaaaattaaatagataGCTCTAAAAGCTGTACTGATTTTGGATATAAGTtggagatgaaaaaatatttggcaagtcaaactgcatttttaggTGACAACATGTTTCAGGATTCGAGAATGGAACCCTGCGATCAGTAAATCTTTTAACGTCATTACCTTGTGAGCCTGGCCTTTTCATTCTCTTGAGCTAGCCTAGATGGGAAAACAACAGCAGGTGACACACCAGACAGCAGGTACACCAACAGCAGGGGACAACAGCAGCGTACCCAACAGTGGTGGTGACAGCCAAGTAGCTGGCGCACTGCTGGCAGGAACAGCTCACCTGAAGACTTGCACTAATGTTTAGAGATTTTAGGTCCATCCAAGAGCTCTACAGAAAGCCAGAGTGTTTTCAAGCTTTTGTACAACTGCCTGGAGGATATTAACGTAAGCTGAGAAATCTGGTTGTGTTCTGAATTCAGGCAAGGCTGTATGTTCTAAGCAAATTGCTCTATCTGCGGAAGATTAATGATTGAGCTCCTTCTTTTTGTAAGGCCTTGCATAAATTCTCAATATAGAAATTTGGGATCAGCatagattttttcttcagatttgaCAAGTCTTACAGCCTTGAGATGTTGTTACCAACAGATCAAACTCTGGAATGCCacttcagcaataaaaatagcagTATCAAGTCTTTATGGTGTCTCCTTGTCTTCACTTAAATGGTAGTATTCATTCCAGTAAgtcaaaacacttaaaatcctttctttcaGTGTCTTTAAGTGTCAGTGTTTGATGGAGACTGTGTTCACCATAACACGATAGAATTAGTAACCTCGTTCACAGTttttatgttttccaaaatagGAATGGGTTTGGGTTTGcacttttccttccatttttttgttccCCAATTTTACTCCTCTTGGACTACACTAATTCTGCAACTAATGCTGCAAATACAGTACGTATTTTTAACTTGTCACAGGCCCGATATGAGTACTAAGCCTCTCCTTTGTGAATTTATGTACAGATTACTAAACAGATTATGCAGTCTTTAACCTTACACAGGGAAACCTCTAACTGTTGCAGCAATAATTTAAATGTACAAGGTTTTAATTGATTTAATGTAGCAAGCATATAAGTAAGAAACACCGAATGGAGCTGGAAATGGTAAGATGTCAATGTTGAagtttatttgaataaaaaaatcaggatgtTGATTAAATAAGCAACTTATGGAAGCCAAATTTACCATTTTGGTGACTGTCAGACAAATTATGGTCATTGTGGTCTCTTAAAAACTGGTCTATACTTAATCTGGATTCCAGTACAAAATGCTAATGAACATCAACTATACTCCTTGTTacctatttcagaaaaaaaaaaaaaggaattctgaGGGCTGTGGCTAGTCCctgcacacacatgcaaataacCTAGTGAGCCTGTTTGCCAGCTACAACACTCCTATTTTCATAGCTTTGAGGCtatttttcccacattttttaCTCTCTTAAGGTCTCAGATCTCCACTTCTATCTCAGAAAATATGTTAAGAATGGGAAACAAACCAAGCCGCAGTAGCaaacctaaggaaaaaaaaacaacaacccagACGATTCAGTATTTTACTGGGTTAGATCAGGATTACGTCTGACAAAGAAAGAATGCACCAACTAGGATTAGCAGTACAGATAATTGAATTACAGAACTGAATTACAGAACCGTAAGTCCCTTCAGCcttttttctatatttcagtTAAATCCAGCACACCACACATGGGAGATCCATGACAAATGCTGAACAGCAAACCTCATTAATATAAGCATCTAAAATGATGGACACTGCAAGCGATCTGCAAgttctttcttctctatttAATCAATCCATCTTCAAAATCACTTCTAACTATTTTAATTAGTTTGCATTCTGTTTAGGTACCTTGCATGGGAAGAGTGCTATATAAAACCAAATTAAGTTATAGACATGATCACCAGCATGATTCCCATAACCaattgttgctttttgtttcacGCATTTGGGTGATGTATGCCCCGGGAATTATTCAGCCGTTCATCCAGTAGTGCAGTTTCagtactttattttcaaagtctttTACTAGCTAGTTTAAAACAAGTGaacaaatgaaatgtgaagTGTTCTTTATTAAATAACTCGGAAGTTAAAGCAAATTGCGCGATTAAAAAAGACAGTCACGTTTCTAAAGgatttttacagcagaaaataaattgcgACCAATAAGCATTTCAGTCTAGCAGCCAAAATGTCCTCACTTTAGTGGAGTTAATTTCGGTCCTCAAATTgtgacttgttttttaaaagatacgCTGCTAGAAATTCAATGGGATTTGGCGGtctgtaaagaaaagtaaaagaagtaattattttttgttatatgAAACTAGGTAGCTGAAGAACTAATTACCTTCTCTGAAAAGCAACGTAACTCCTCTCAAACACTTGGAAGCACTGACTCAGGGATGGCCCAACTACCTAGACAAACCCACTAAGTTTCCAGTTTACATCTGGTCAGTAAGTTTTTAAGAAGGAACTGCAGGTTCCTTATTAAATACTAAAAGTCCTCAACCTGAAGCAAAAAAGTTATGTAGCTTAATTATGTGATCTGTgaagaatcacctccttttgttcattttggaTTTGCTACCTGGTAGCTTAATCTGATTACCGTATAGAAGAGATTACAAAACAGTAATAATCCATTGCAATCCATCGCCTCCATGCTATTCATGATTTAACAGATTCCTAACATATTGTCGCTCAGAAATCTCTTTTCCAGGTTACAGCACTGTCTGTCGAGCCACTCTGTATACAGATGGCATTCCATACTTCTCACCACCTTGTCACTCCTTTCTCTTACTTTTTCACACTGTACTAGAATACAGGAGAATTGGAATTACACgtaatattcaaaatataagaaagctatatatttaaatatcaacATGCTTGTTTGTACCCCTCCAAATTCTAAATCCTAGTATTCAGGATTCATTGATTGAGCAATGCACTGAAATTATTAACagtttaaagatatttttcacaCGGGTAATGGTCACTTGATAAAGTTCACATGCAATGATTGACAAATTGATCAACTTAGAAATACAACAGAACAGCCTATTCTGTAAAAACTTTGCCAGCATCATTAGTAAATTTTGTCAGCCACTTTTTCAAGTTTTTACAAATGATCCTTTCCATGACTATAGTGCTGAGCTTTGTTCACCATGGAAATTCATCGTTTACTTCTACCCTAGGTCTTGTATAGCACAGCGAGTTCCTCATCCATATAAAGGCTTTTCCTCATCCATATAAAGGCTTTTTCATTAATCCCACAACAATCTACTCTCTTTAAAAGCCTTTCGTGACAGACTGTGTTAGAAGACTTCTGGAAATTTAAGTAGACTCTGTCATTTGGACTCCTGCTTACAGGTGCCTTTGGCTCCTTCAGTGAACATCAAGAGACCCATAAAAGTCATGTTGATGCCTCCCAAATGGCATTCAGTCTGCAGCACAACTCCCACAGCTGGCAACTGAAGATGGGCATCCTGCCTCCAGGGCACGGTGTACCTTCCTCTTTTGCCTATTTAGCAGCCTGCACGATTAGTTCACAACTAATTCACAACTCCTTCTGAGGTTAAGATGCTGCTCACTGTTCTTCTGGCTATAGGTACAGTGAGGTGATTGTGGTCATCGCATCAGGTTTTGATGGTATTTCAGCAAAATGGAGAAATGGTTCGTATGCAGTGTGACTCACCAGTAGTTCAGACAAATTCATTTGGATAAGGTGAACAACTGTTCATTACTTTTGAAGAATTCACCTCTCCACTGACTGATGAGAGATTTGGGGCACCTTGCAGAAGAGCCTTTACTGAAAAGATTAATCATCAGTTTGCTTCTTATTGTGTTACAGACACAGCAGGGTCAGCCTCATccattaaaaagtgttttaaatctTACTAAGATGCACGTCAGGCTTGATttgtctgtgtttctttctttggaatGGCAAACAGAACTCTATCATCACACACTATTGAAATCTTGTTCAAAACTAGAACAACTTCTTCCCTTGTTTTTGTAAGGTGAATTACGTGACaagattaatgaaaaatattcttttcccTCCAAAAACTTTGCAGTAGCACACCTCACTGGAAGATAAGAAATTCACTGAATAACTCTTATGTTAAGTGAGAAGCGCATCTTGCTGTGTTCGCTCACGGTATTTATGAACCTATTGTAAATAATCTCTTACAACCATGAAGCTAACAAGACCATGTCTGGTGTGCGAGATCAGAAAAAGTACATGCTACCCACGCCTGAGACCTACTTTCTTCCTAAGAACAGAAGGAAGATTTCAGAATCTTACCTCTCTTTTGCAAGAACAGCAAGTCCCTGTAGCAAGATAGGTACAACTGTCTGATCCAAGTAGGCACGCGTGGGTAATGACTGGAGATCCACCTTCTGCTTTGATGTTTTTTCTGcgtttattttctcattttctactATCCTCTGAAGGAGTAAGAAGTAAATGAACGTTGGTAATAGTGGCAAGATCTACTTTGAAGCGCAAGTGCAGATAATACCCACTTCTCTGCAAgttcacttaaaataatttctttacatcttttaagaaattttaaagcGTGCAGTTTTCTTTGGACAAACCTAAACCAGAGGAGTCTTCTGCTTAATTCTTACATTTTGAGAGAACAATGTTAGGAAGTCCTAAGTTTAATATAAGCAGTCCCAGCTGAATGATTCCTGCACGCATGCACTTCCAACGCAAATGCTAAAAGCATCAGAAATTTAGGGGAAGTCTGACAGAAGAGACCCTACTCTATTGAAGTACAGATGGATACTTTAAGATACACAAAATGCTTCCAAGCCTTTTGGTCAAAAGCCACTGAATCATCTTCAAACTACTAACtgtagctaaaaaaaaaaaaaaaaaaaaaaaataccctacCACTACCAGTGAACCAAATGTATTCAACACAACAAACAGGGATCCACCAATATGTGACCAATGGATAGGGTTACGATTCGGTAATGGAAACTTAGGTATAAAGGCAAACAGTTTTCAGGGAGATCAGTaaaaaggacatttaaaaaGTTTCTGCATGACCTTAGCATACAATATGAGGTTATAATGGAGGAAGACAGGAGGCATTTCTCTAGTGAGCAGGAAACAAACATCACAGAGTAAATAAACATCTAACCCACGCGTTACCAGGAGCAGCGAGACTGGATTGTTTCTACTCTCAGGATAAGTAATTAAAGCTAGCCTGAACTATTCTGAGCCAATGTTCCTATTTACAAGAGTACTAAAGGAACTCCTCCCTTTGATAATTTCTTAGAAATACCATCGACTCCTCCTATTCCCCTCCCTGTCATAAAAGTCTGTCTGGCTTTTTGTGGCATAACATGTTTATGGAACAGATAACCATCACAGGAGAGCTCCCaaagaaatctcattaaaaGGTTCACTATTTGCCTCAGTAGCATTTACTACAAAGGAATCTGCAATCTCTCGGTGCAGTTTCCACCTCGCTTTCTTAGAAACGTTATGCTTTAAGTTTAGCTTCAACATTTTCACTCGTGATCAGGATTATGATTTCTGCTGTACTTTAGAGCAACAAAATCGCCGTTACCTCTACGTTTTCAGTGAGTCCGTACTCAGAATGGGGGTTTTCTGGAACCTGTAACACAACACACGGTCAGCACGGCGCACACGCCGCTTTTACACAGACAACAGGACGCACACCCCAAACAACACAATACCTGTGGCTGCCCCTCCATGATCTGCTCCGCCTCCATGACTGGAAACGTGGAAGCCGCTCGATACACGGGCACCTTGGGAGGCAACACAAGACCGGGCAGCGGGATGAGACGGGGACGAGAGCGCCGGCCGAGCGCTACGGCGCGGCAGCGGAGAGCGGCCGCCTGTGCTCCCCCACCAACGGCCCCGTCCCGCTCTCACCGCCGGGCCcagcgccccccgccccggccccccgcgaCTTGTTTTGGCCTCAGGGAAACGCTCGCTCCGgagccgccgctgccgcccccGCCACCACGCGCATGCGCAAGGCGCAgccctgcccacccccagcgGGCGCTGCGAGGGGCGTCGCCTTGGGCGGGGTCTTCTCCCCTCTCAGCCCTGCCATTGGTACTAACAGGGCGTATAACTAACAAGGTGGAGGGGGGACCTTCCCCGCGGCTCTCAAAGGAGTACCAGAGGAGTAGGGGAGGCGCTACGTTCTTGTTCACTTGTGCTCTAGTGTAACTGATTCTTAATGGtgatgaatcacagaatcgtctaggttggaagagacctccaagatcgccgagtccaacctctgtcctaacactaacaagccctccactaaaccatatccctaagctctacatctaaacgtcttttaaagacctccagggacggtgactcaaccacttccctggacagcccattccaatgcctaacaaccctttcggtaaagaagttcttcctaatatccaacctaaa
It encodes the following:
- the DPY30 gene encoding protein dpy-30 homolog: MEAEQIMEGQPQVPENPHSEYGLTENVERIVENEKINAEKTSKQKVDLQSLPTRAYLDQTVVPILLQGLAVLAKERPPNPIEFLAAYLLKNKSQFEDRN